The sequence GATGGAAAGTCCCACCAGGAAACGGTTCTCATGAAAAAAACGGCACCAGTTTTCATCAACCAGTACTCCATTTGTCTGAATAGAATTCTCCACCAGTCTCCTATCACCATACCTTCTCTGCAGCTCCATGGCTTTTTTATAAAAATCGATACCCCTTAAAAGGGGTTCTCCTCCATGCCAGGTTATGGATACACATTCTCCACTGTATGACAAAAACAACTGGCGGAAGAACAGTTCCAGAAGATTTTCGCTCATCATCTCCTTGCTGCCTGAGCCATCTGCACCGCACTTTTGCGTATAGTAACAGTATCTGCATGATAAGTTACAGGCCGGCCCGACAGGTTTTATCATTACCTGACAAGCCCCGGTTTCGCTGGACAGATTATTGTTTTCTGAATTGACATTCATAACCAGTACCTAATTCCCTATCCGGATTAAGAAACGATTCCTTGCTTTTAATCAAGACAAATAAGAGTATCCTATTTGACTAATCTGTAATCAGGGCAGCTCTCAACCGCTGTTCACCGGAAATCTCACTGCTGTTGTCCACAGCTCCTTCGGGAATCTCTATCTCAACCCAGTTAACTTCACCGATGAAATTACGGATACTGTAATCAGAAGTAACAGGTGACCCATTGTCACTGCCGATCTCCAGCGGTTCATCACTTGCAAACGGAAGCGGCTGAGTTCTCCCAACACGGCCTTCCCCCACGATCCGGTTGTCTACAAAAAGATGAACAGTACCTCCTTTCGCTACACCACCACCATCGTACTTAAACTCCATCCCCGCAAGATGCTTTCCTTCCGGGATCGGTTCAGCACTCTTTACATGAAATAGGTCGATTCCATAAAAATTGTAGCAGTATTTCAGCAGCCCCTCTTTTGTGTAAAGGGACCATCCGCCCGGAAAACCTCCCTGGGCCACAATCACCCCTTCACAGCCATTACCGGGCACGATTATTTCCGCTGTTACCCGATGAGATTTGTTTTTCGTATTTATTACACAGAAAGCATTCAACCTGCCTATGCCAGGGTACAATCTCTGCCTGCGTGAACCTGGCAATACAGGACGTCCCGCGCGATCAGGATCCGCACGTTCCGCAGTCCGGTCATCAAGCGGTAAAACATTATGTCTCGCGGCCTCACTGAGGAATAGGCACTGAAGCTCACGAAGTTTCTCCGGGTATTTCTGCGCCAGATCATGCGCCTGGGACCAGTCGGTATTCGTATCGTAAAGTTCCCATATATCGTCATCCAAGTCTCGCTTCTGATGAACCAGAACAGGAGGATTGTGCGCGGTAGATGCTGTCCAGCCCAGATGATAGATACCCCGGTTACCCAGTATTTCGAAATACTGTGTCTCGTGTCTGCCAGGTGCATTGGGAGAATCAAATGTGTAAACCAAGCTGACACCCTCGATCGGCTGCTGTTCATGGCCGTTGACAATCGATGGATGCGGTAGTCCTGCGACTTCAAGAAATGTCGGTGCGACATCTATTACATGATGGAATTGATGACGGAGCTCACCGCGAGGCTTTATTCCACCCGGCCAGTGGACAATCAGACCATTTCGTGTACCACCCCAGTGTGAAGCAACCCTCTTTGTCCACTGATACGGCGTATCCATCGCATGTGCCCATCCTAGAGAGTACTGAGGATATGACTCAGAGGTTCCAAGTGAATCGAGATGTTCAAGCAGGAACTCAGGCGTCTCGATATCTGTCATCCCGGTCATAGTCAGAGACTCATTCCAGGTCCCGTTAAGTGTACCTTCACCCGATGCGCCGTTATCACCGGTTATAATCCAGATCAGAGTATTATCCAACTCACCCATACTCTCTATCATGTCAACCACCCGCCCGACACAGTAATCCGTATGTTCAAGAAACGCGGCATAAAGCTCCATCTGACGGATCAACACAGGTTTCATCTTTTCTGAGATATCGTTCCAGGCAGGGATACCCTCCGGCCTTGGCGTAAGCTCGCACTCCTTCGGAATCACCCCAAGCTCTTTCTGGCGATGAAATGTTTTTTCCCGAAGCACATCCCAACCCTCATCAAAAGCTCCTTTGTAGCGGTCGCGCCAACCCTCAGGAACATGGATCGGCGCATGTGTTGCACCCGGAGCAAAATAGAGGAAAAAGGGCTTGTCAGGTGCAAGCGAGCGCTGCTGCCCTATCCATCGACATGCTTTCTCCGCAAGATCCTCACTCAGATGGTACCCCTCCTCCGGCGTTTTACCAGGATTCATGGCCTTCGTGCCCTCAATAAGACTGGGGTAAAACTGGTTCGTTTCACCTCCGATAAAGCCATAGAAGTACTCAAATCCGCTGTTTGTCGGCCATCGGTCAAAAGGCCCCATCGGGCTCCACTCCCATGTCGGGACCTCATGACATTTGCCAAACTGCGCGGTTGAATACCCGTTCAGTTTCAGTACTTCAGCGATGGTTGCAGCAGAATCTGGCCGTTGTGATGTGTACCCCGGAGCGGTAGTTGCCATGTCGGAAACAACACCCATCCCTACAGAATGATGGTTGCGGCCGGTCAACAAGGCCTGACGGGTCGGTGAACACAATGCAGTAGTATGGAACCTGGTATAGCGCAGACCATTATTGGCAAGCCGCTCAAATACAGGTGTGCGGCAGGGGCCACCAAAAGCGCTGTTCGAACCAAACCCGGCATCATCAAGCAGAACAAGCAATATATTAGGCGCCCCTTCTGGAGGACGCAAAGGAGCTATCGGCTTGTACCTGGCCTCAGGATCCCTGTAATCGTACATCGCTGAGCTCGCCTGCCTGTGACGTGGAATCGGAAGCACCTCACGCGGAATATGGTTTGACATGATTCTCTCTCCTTACTGTTTCTCAGATTCTTATAAACCTTAAATATCAAGCATTTCTCCGGTATCAGATTCTCTTACAGTAAGAACCGGTTAAATTGACAAAGAATTGCGGCAGTCATTTCTGCATGCCGGATACGAGAGTTTTCATTATAAGAATGACTGATATGACTTTCCAGCCTCTACCCTTGAACAGACACAGTACGGCCCACATTGCCCGGAGGCTGGGAAAGCGGCGAACCCCGGCGTAAATACAATGCGATAGGAAACAGTACCAACAGGTCGACCACAGAGAATAAGACAACCATGGAGAGTGTCTTTGGGTCAGTGAAATCTTGGGATGCGACAACCAGGGCTGCTGCTATGTTGCGCTGCCCCGCACCCAGGCCCATCACTGCACGACGGTTGAAGCCCGAACTGCTTAAAAGATATCCCATGAAAAATCCGCCAGCAGTGAGGAGAACTGCCGCAGTGATTGCAGTAATACCCAGATCCCAGAAAAGACCCGCATTGAGCGCCACAGTTGAGAAAATCAAGACCACCAGCACTATAGTCGAGGTCTTGGCGGCTATTGGCTGCAGGCGTCTTGCCAGCGATGGTGCCGTTGAGTCCAGTGTGTGCCCGACAATCAATGGTAATATCATGGTCAAAATCAGAGGCACTGCAATATTTATGGCACTCACCGATATATCGGAGAGCAGCAGCGGCACCACCAGGGGCATGTATACGACTGTGAGGGGCATCAAAAGGAGAAGAAGTGATGCACCCAGCCTCACATCGGCATTGGCGACCCCAGTTAACTTAAGAAGAAATGGCGCACCTGCAGCGGTCCCGACCAGGATAACTCCAGCTTCCAATGGAGGATCAAGTGACAGGAGACGTGAGATTCCAACTGCAAGCAGCGGCACAAGAACAAAATTGGAAACGAGCGCCCGGAATACCCGATCCGGATATCGCATGGGTCTTATTATGTGCATAAACGAAAAATTGAGCCCCACGGCGAGCATGCTGGCGATTGGGAATAGGAGAACGGAGATGTTTAGAAGGTATTCGAGAAGAACCATTGTGATTTGTCCTTTTTTTGGGGACCGGATAATATGCACCCCCCTTTGATGGTGCAAAAAAGGTACCAGTTTTTAAGAGGTAATGCGTGGGAAGCTAGAGGCGGTATTAATGCCGCCTCTAGCCAAAAAAGGCCCGGTGAACCGGGCTTGCAAGAAAATGAAATCTCATTGTTTTCTATTTACCCCGATTTATCGGGGTTTTACTGGCGGGAAAAGAAATTATTATTTGTATGGACGGTATGGACATTATGGACTAGATAACCTGCCACCTCATTCTCTGGTATTGTCGTGTTGTCGTGCTGTCGTTTTGTCGTCCAAAAAGCCCCTAAAACCTGATCAACGAATGCACGAGCGTACTCCCCAGCGAAATCAGCAGCGCCGTCACAAGGGTCCACCCGAAACCGTCAATACGGAACCCTTTTATGAGCTTATCGGTGAGCCAGAGAAAAATGGCGTTGATAACGAATTTGAAAAGGCCTAAAGTGAGAAAAATGAGTGGGAAGGTAATGAAGGTGAAAAACCAGCCCAGAAGAAAATTGATCAGGCTGTAAACGATCGCGACAACTAGTGCTGTACCTATGCTATCCACGTGAACCGCAGGAAGCAAAAGGTCGATAACGTAGATGATTCCGGCAAGGATCAGTATGTTTAACAGTATCTCCATCTTTTTTCCTCCTCCTGGAATTGAGCAGGCAATTTATAGACCAATAAATCGCCCTTTCAGGTTTTCGGTATAAAAGTCAAATCACGCTCTTTCAAAGATTAAAATGTTTCAGAGTATCTCACTAAGCAAGCTATACCTTTCCTCAACAGGCAGCAGGCTCTCATTAGAAATCAATTTTCCCGGATCCACTATACACACCCTGTGCTTTGCCCGGGTGATTGCGGTGTAGATAAGCTGACGGGAAACAGGCATCGATGAGTTCTCGGGGACAAGAAGCATGATCTCCTCAAACTCTGAGCCCTGTGATTTGTGCACGCTTATAGCATACGCCTGATCCAGATCACTTATCCTCTCCACAGGCACTCTCAGCACCCCATCCTGCACCGGGAAACACCCCCAAAGCCCCTCATCGTCCTCCAGTACAATCCCCAGATCTCCATTGTAAAGCCCCAGATTCTCCTGATTGCGATTTACTATCACCGGCTGCCCGTCATGCCATCTGTAAATTCTACCTGTCATTCCCTTCAGCCTGCGGAAGATCGCATCACAATCACTGTTTGCCCTGTTGCGCCCATAGCTTCCCTCGTTGACACAACACAACAACCTTCGTACCCCGATCAGTTTCCTTAGATCAGCCGCAAGAGACATGCTGTTTCCGGTATTTTTGTCTATAAGTAAAGGACGTAAACTCTCTTTCCAGGGTTTGTAGACCTCATCCATGTATCTCTCTGTCCATTCCGTGAAACGGTTCTCCAGGTCAGATCCGGAAAGATACTCCACCGATGAGGAATCCTTCTTTACTTTACCGCTGAAATACCCCTCCCACCATTCCATTATGCCCTTGTCGGAACGGTAATTACGTGTAAGAAAAACAGCATGATCCACCATCATGTTCTCTTTATCCGTCTGAGCGGAATAAAGCTCATCCACCGACTCAACCTGATCGAGCCCTGAGAGTATCTTCTCAGCCAGGGCAAGAGATTCCTTTGAAATGGATGCCTGCCCGGAGTTTGCCGCAAGCCTGGATGTAAGGTCACCAAGAACCGCACCCGCGTCGACCGGAGGAAGCTGATCCATGTCACCGGCAAGTATCAGACGGCAATCGGGAGAGAGCGCATCGATAAGCTGAGCGAAAAGCCTCATGTCAACCATGCTCACCTCATCCACAACAACCAGCTTGCATGGAAGTATGTTATCTTTATTGTAAAGAGGTTTTCCCTCCCTGCCGATTCTTAAGAGGGAATGAAGAGTGCGCGCCTGAACAGATGCAAAAGGGTCATCCTGAGAGAGATTCCGTGTCACAGCCTCCAGAAGACGTGCCTTTGCCCTTCCGGTGGGCGCACACAGTATAACAGCGGAAGGAGGAATATCGTAGTATTCGCAAACTGCCCTTATGACAAGATGCACAACGGTGCTTTTGCCGGTGCCGGGCCCTCCTGAAATAACAGTAAACCTGTGCATAAGAGAGATTATCCCGGCAAGTACCTGACGAACATGCGCACTGCGGCCTGCAAAAGCAACCTTTAAGGAGTTGGATAAGACTGCCCTTGCCTTTTTGATATCAAGCCCGGTCTTCTCTGCTTTGAGCATCTCAGGAATCGCGGCAGAGAGCATGTCTGTACTGATAAAATATGCCTGAAAACTGAATGACTTCCGGGTTTTATCATAGACAACAAGCGGCTGCCAGTTACCCTCGTCATTTAAAGCTACACCCGCAAGCGGAGCCATTGAGCCGATTACGTTCTCATCTGTTATGCGATGAAACCAGTCTTTTACCGCATCGGGCAAAGATGATGGATTCTGCAGCAGCGAAGAGACCTCCGATGCATTTTCACTTCCCGGAATACTGACATCAGATATTCCCTCGACACATTCGACCATCTCTTTTTCCCCTGCGGCAGGGTATCCCTTGTAAAGGCACGCCAGAAGGAGGAGCATGAGGATATGGAAATCATCCCTGAGAGTCTCCTCGGGGATGCAGGAGGAGAAGAACCGGGCCTGGCGGAGTTCGAGGTCGCCCAGACGGCGTGAGGATTTGAGAATATGAGCCAGAATGGATGGTTTAATGGTCGGGTTTTGGGTTTGTATAGGCATTTGTGTTCTCACTTCTGTAATAAACGGACCCAAATTCAGAAGTGTCCGTTAGAAAAATATACATTTATAACACTTTTTTTCCGGTATCTTTATCCTAAAACCTTAGTAGTAAACAGAAAACCAAT is a genomic window of Fibrobacter sp. containing:
- a CDS encoding arylsulfatase, which translates into the protein MSNHIPREVLPIPRHRQASSAMYDYRDPEARYKPIAPLRPPEGAPNILLVLLDDAGFGSNSAFGGPCRTPVFERLANNGLRYTRFHTTALCSPTRQALLTGRNHHSVGMGVVSDMATTAPGYTSQRPDSAATIAEVLKLNGYSTAQFGKCHEVPTWEWSPMGPFDRWPTNSGFEYFYGFIGGETNQFYPSLIEGTKAMNPGKTPEEGYHLSEDLAEKACRWIGQQRSLAPDKPFFLYFAPGATHAPIHVPEGWRDRYKGAFDEGWDVLREKTFHRQKELGVIPKECELTPRPEGIPAWNDISEKMKPVLIRQMELYAAFLEHTDYCVGRVVDMIESMGELDNTLIWIITGDNGASGEGTLNGTWNESLTMTGMTDIETPEFLLEHLDSLGTSESYPQYSLGWAHAMDTPYQWTKRVASHWGGTRNGLIVHWPGGIKPRGELRHQFHHVIDVAPTFLEVAGLPHPSIVNGHEQQPIEGVSLVYTFDSPNAPGRHETQYFEILGNRGIYHLGWTASTAHNPPVLVHQKRDLDDDIWELYDTNTDWSQAHDLAQKYPEKLRELQCLFLSEAARHNVLPLDDRTAERADPDRAGRPVLPGSRRQRLYPGIGRLNAFCVINTKNKSHRVTAEIIVPGNGCEGVIVAQGGFPGGWSLYTKEGLLKYCYNFYGIDLFHVKSAEPIPEGKHLAGMEFKYDGGGVAKGGTVHLFVDNRIVGEGRVGRTQPLPFASDEPLEIGSDNGSPVTSDYSIRNFIGEVNWVEIEIPEGAVDNSSEISGEQRLRAALITD
- a CDS encoding transporter, which gives rise to MVLLEYLLNISVLLFPIASMLAVGLNFSFMHIIRPMRYPDRVFRALVSNFVLVPLLAVGISRLLSLDPPLEAGVILVGTAAGAPFLLKLTGVANADVRLGASLLLLLMPLTVVYMPLVVPLLLSDISVSAINIAVPLILTMILPLIVGHTLDSTAPSLARRLQPIAAKTSTIVLVVLIFSTVALNAGLFWDLGITAITAAVLLTAGGFFMGYLLSSSGFNRRAVMGLGAGQRNIAAALVVASQDFTDPKTLSMVVLFSVVDLLVLFPIALYLRRGSPLSQPPGNVGRTVSVQG
- a CDS encoding phage holin family protein, with the protein product MEILLNILILAGIIYVIDLLLPAVHVDSIGTALVVAIVYSLINFLLGWFFTFITFPLIFLTLGLFKFVINAIFLWLTDKLIKGFRIDGFGWTLVTALLISLGSTLVHSLIRF
- a CDS encoding AAA family ATPase; the protein is MPIQTQNPTIKPSILAHILKSSRRLGDLELRQARFFSSCIPEETLRDDFHILMLLLLACLYKGYPAAGEKEMVECVEGISDVSIPGSENASEVSSLLQNPSSLPDAVKDWFHRITDENVIGSMAPLAGVALNDEGNWQPLVVYDKTRKSFSFQAYFISTDMLSAAIPEMLKAEKTGLDIKKARAVLSNSLKVAFAGRSAHVRQVLAGIISLMHRFTVISGGPGTGKSTVVHLVIRAVCEYYDIPPSAVILCAPTGRAKARLLEAVTRNLSQDDPFASVQARTLHSLLRIGREGKPLYNKDNILPCKLVVVDEVSMVDMRLFAQLIDALSPDCRLILAGDMDQLPPVDAGAVLGDLTSRLAANSGQASISKESLALAEKILSGLDQVESVDELYSAQTDKENMMVDHAVFLTRNYRSDKGIMEWWEGYFSGKVKKDSSSVEYLSGSDLENRFTEWTERYMDEVYKPWKESLRPLLIDKNTGNSMSLAADLRKLIGVRRLLCCVNEGSYGRNRANSDCDAIFRRLKGMTGRIYRWHDGQPVIVNRNQENLGLYNGDLGIVLEDDEGLWGCFPVQDGVLRVPVERISDLDQAYAISVHKSQGSEFEEIMLLVPENSSMPVSRQLIYTAITRAKHRVCIVDPGKLISNESLLPVEERYSLLSEIL